CCCGTGCATTCGCAACGTCCGGACCCAGATGTCCGTCTGGATATATTCGACCAGGTGGCCGATATGGATTTGCCCGTTCGCATACGGAAGGGCCGACGTGACGAGAATCTGGCGACGGCCTGACGGCGCGCCTGCGGAGAGATCGGTTGCGGGTGCTGACATAGGGATGGTGGGAGCCTGCGGTGGGACGAAAGGTTGATTCTAGCAGGGCAGCCGCGCGAGACGGGATAGGCCGGATGGCCAGGGGCAGCGCATGCCGCGTGTTGCCGGACGTGTGCGCCGCATGAAAAGCGGGCGCCCAAAAAAAACCGGGGTTATTAACCCCGGAGCAACAACGACAAGAGGAGAATGGTGACGCGGCGGCTTCGCCAGCCACGTACCGTAAAGACAGACAGCGGATTTTCGGCAGAGTTCGAAATTTTTTTCGGTCCGCGCGAGATTTCGATTGTTCCGCTTTCCGCGTGTTTGACGGTCTGTCACCGGCCGGCAAAAACTTCGCGCCGGCCGGCGCCACTGTCCCCTGAAGTCAGATGCTTATTGCGTAGCGTGCTGAGCCGTGGCGCGCAGATAGATTTCCACGCGACGGTTGGCCGCACGGCCGGCTTCGGTGTTGTTGTCGGCGATCGGCTGATTCTGGCCCATGCCTTGTGCCGACAGGCGTTGCGGCGCGACGCCGCGTTGACCCAGGTAACCCGTCACGCTTTCCGCGCGATTGACCGACAGCGTCTGGTTATAGGCCGGCTGACCCGTGCTGTCCGTATAGCCGACCACTTGCGCGATCAGTTCCGGGTTCTGCTGCATGGTTTGCGTCAGCTGGTCCAGCACCGGCGCGAACGACGGCTTGACCGCGTAGCTGTTGGTGTCGAACGTGACCGAGCTCGGGATGTTCAGCTTGAGCGAGCCGTCCGGCTGTTCGGTGATCTGCGTGCCGGTGCCCTTCGTCGCGCCCGACAGCTTGTTGTGGATGGCCTGCCAGTTGTAGCCGGTGATGCCGCCCACCGCCGCGCCGACGCCCGCGCCGATCGCCGCGCCCTTGCCGCCGCCGAAGATCGCGCCGAGTGCCGCGCCGGTGCCGGCGCCCACGCCCGTACCGACCGCGGTGTTAGTGCCCTGCTGGGTTGCGCAGCCGGCCAGCAGCGAGCCGGCAACGGCGAAAACAGCCAGGCGAGTCATGTTTTTTGCGTTCATTTTCGATTTCCTCTTGAATCAAGCGGGTGAAGCAGCGAGTGGCGGTCAGTCGTTCTGGCCGGCGGTTGTTTCAGCTATTTCAGTAAAGCAGACGGATCGCGAGACGGGAAATTCCGCCGCGCCGACGGTCCCGGCCGACAGTCGAACAGGGTCTTCCGGCAAGGCCAGGCGTCAACCACTACAATGTCGGCTGAAGTACGCGGCGATGCGGCCCCATGAGGTTGCGTCTGCCCGAAGCGTGCCCGGCGAGCATGGTTTTCGCAATGCCGTCTAACAATTTCTTTCAAATTCCGGCGCGTGGCCGAGACTTCGATTCCGCCGCGCCGCAGGTGTTCCCCACGGAGTCTCAATGAGTATCGATCGGGCATTGGTCGACGCCGCTCTCGCGGCCGTCACTGACCCCAACACCGGCCGGCCGTACGCGGCGGCTAAAAACGTCAGGAACGTGGCCGTGGAGCATGACACGGTCAGTCTTCAGGTGGTACTCGGCTATCCGGCCAAACGGCAGTTCGAGGCGATTCGCGCGCAGTTCGCGCAAGCGCTTCAGGCCGTGCCGGGCGTGGCGAACGCACGCGTCGAGGTCTCGCAGGACATCGCCGCGCATACCGTGCAGCGCGGCGTGAAACTCTTGCCGAACGTTAAAAATATCGTCGCCGTGGCGTCGGGCAAGGGCGGCGTCGGCAAGAGCACGACCGCCGTCAATCTCGCGCTCGCGCTGGCGAGCGAGGGCGCGTCGGTCGGCATTCTCGACGCGGACATCTACGGCCCCTCGCTGCCGATGATGCTCGGCATCGAAGGCCGTCCCGAATCGCCCGACGACAAGTCGATGAACCCGATGACCGGTCATGGCCTGCAAGCCAATTCGATCGGCTTTCTGATCGAGCAGGACAACCCGATGGTGTGGCGCGGCCCGATGGCCACGTCAGCGCTGGAACAGCTGCTGCGGCAGACCAACTGGCAGGATCTCGACTACCTGATCGTCGACATGCCGCCGGGCACCGGCGACATCCAGCTCACGCTGTCGCAGCGCGTGCCGGTGACCGGCGCGGTGATCGTCACCACGCCGCAGGACATCGCGCTGCTCGACGCGAAGAAGGGCCTCAAGATGTTCGAGAAGGTCGGCATTCCCATTCTCGGCATCGTCGAGAACATGGGCATGCATATCTGCTCGAATTGCGGCCACGAAGAGCATATCTTCGGCGCCGGCGGCGGCGAGCGGATGGGCAAGGAATACGGCGTCGACGTGCTGGGCAGCCTGCCGCTCGACATCGCGATCCGCGAGCAGGCCGACTCGGGCAAACCGACCGTCGCGGCCGATCCGGACGGGCGCATCGCGGAGATCTACCGGTCGATCGCGCGCAAGGTTGCGGTGCATATCGCCGAGCGCGCGCGGGACATGACTTCGAAGTTTCCGAACATCGTCGTGCAGAACACCTGACTGGCCATCCGGACGAGGCGCTTTGGGGTCGTTTTGGGGTCTATTCGCGGGTGCTCTCGCGGTATCATGTCGGCTTCACAAGTTCGGCTCGGCGGCCGCAGGGGCGGCCGCCAGGCCGGCAAGAGGATCGCATGGGAAAACGAATCGACGGGCACGCGGTACATGCGTTCATCGTCCTGGCCGCGGGCAGCGTACTGCTGTGCGGCTGCAGCACGTTCCTGAGACCACAGGAAAAACGCGCCGACGCGCAACTGGTGCCCACCATCGGCAATCAGGCGCGCGGCCTCGTCACGTTCATCGAGCGTTCGGACGGCGTGCAGGTCACCTACAATCTCGCGGGCTTGCCGCCCAATAGCGACCACGCGTTGCAGGTTCACGAACGCGGCGACTGCAATGCCGCGGACGGCGCGAGCGCCGGCGAAGTGTTCTCGCCGGCCGCCGAGCGCCTGAAGGCAGGTGCGCGGGTGGAAGGCGACCTCGGCAATATCCACGCGGACGCGAACGGCGTGGCCACCGGCTTCATCGTCGCGCCGGATGTGGCGCTGGACGGCATCCGCTCGGTGCTGCAACGCGCGGTGCTGCTGCATCGCGATCCGAGCGATTCGTATGCGTATCCGCCGCACGGCGCGGGGCCCGCGCTCGCTTGCGGCCTGATCCGGCAGTAAGCGGCGCCTCCCGCGCGCCGCTTTGCGTTCCCCATCACGGCAGCCTGCTCGCGATCGCGTAAAATAAGCGCCTTTCGTCGTCCGCGGCCGTTCGCGGCGGCTTCTCGCGGCGCCTGGCACCAGCCGGCGCGCAATCAAGGCGCGAAGCCGGAACGCGAAATCACGGCGCAAAGCAAGAAGTTCACTGTCGCCCGGCACTTCCCGGGTTGTTTTCCGTCACACACCTGTCATTCACGTCGAGCAGCGTTCACCTATGACTATCAAATCCGACAAGTGGATCCGGCGCATGGCCGAGTCGCACAAGATGATCGA
The sequence above is a segment of the Paraburkholderia sp. D15 genome. Coding sequences within it:
- a CDS encoding superoxide dismutase family protein; this encodes MGKRIDGHAVHAFIVLAAGSVLLCGCSTFLRPQEKRADAQLVPTIGNQARGLVTFIERSDGVQVTYNLAGLPPNSDHALQVHERGDCNAADGASAGEVFSPAAERLKAGARVEGDLGNIHADANGVATGFIVAPDVALDGIRSVLQRAVLLHRDPSDSYAYPPHGAGPALACGLIRQ
- a CDS encoding OmpA family protein; this encodes MNAKNMTRLAVFAVAGSLLAGCATQQGTNTAVGTGVGAGTGAALGAIFGGGKGAAIGAGVGAAVGGITGYNWQAIHNKLSGATKGTGTQITEQPDGSLKLNIPSSVTFDTNSYAVKPSFAPVLDQLTQTMQQNPELIAQVVGYTDSTGQPAYNQTLSVNRAESVTGYLGQRGVAPQRLSAQGMGQNQPIADNNTEAGRAANRRVEIYLRATAQHATQ
- the apbC gene encoding iron-sulfur cluster carrier protein ApbC, translated to MSIDRALVDAALAAVTDPNTGRPYAAAKNVRNVAVEHDTVSLQVVLGYPAKRQFEAIRAQFAQALQAVPGVANARVEVSQDIAAHTVQRGVKLLPNVKNIVAVASGKGGVGKSTTAVNLALALASEGASVGILDADIYGPSLPMMLGIEGRPESPDDKSMNPMTGHGLQANSIGFLIEQDNPMVWRGPMATSALEQLLRQTNWQDLDYLIVDMPPGTGDIQLTLSQRVPVTGAVIVTTPQDIALLDAKKGLKMFEKVGIPILGIVENMGMHICSNCGHEEHIFGAGGGERMGKEYGVDVLGSLPLDIAIREQADSGKPTVAADPDGRIAEIYRSIARKVAVHIAERARDMTSKFPNIVVQNT